A single window of Candidatus Binataceae bacterium DNA harbors:
- a CDS encoding PA14 domain-containing protein, with product MKPASAHQRRIESALFTVPFLSYAYFYQGSDQSTAARFDLMRSILERGSLWIDGFCGYNTADIINFGNHIYSVKAPGTSLICLLPWVLIRALFLPLMWRNEPLYWALVTYLTIVFTIGALISGLCVVMYRFARFFGASEGRGAAVALLLAFGTIVFPYATEMTGEPFAGALAFISFYLLATNGKDSSASRSFWAGLLAGLAVLNDYPVFLVAAAIGFYALYRLRHARPIAAFSIGAAIPALIMFGYNWGAFGSPLFFSYQAFKLPGNERFPEQAVGFVGLTYPKINILWNVLVDPQRGLFFCNPVLLLVLPAAGYFFKRRELRAEWIVTVASFVALILFNASYGASIVSWGGGTATGPRQIVAAIPFMVLTLAFLPAASNWLLAALGALSAFIMLVATATNPHFPYEYDNPVRDFALQQFMRGDFATNRDAYFGGDMIVDDSVAFNPGKLLRWPGPLQLVPLGILWIIGATELLELTGTARSKATRRLGAVAVSIGIATIFVLPFSAEIGYPLGLQSDSGLLGRYFVGNEAGITAPHVVRIDRELSFDNIAQMGALPFPSVVIWSGSLLVPRAGVYRFSIDADDAGWLSIDGNPVINDPGPVNRTHADGARELTAGLHRIEVGERNIGGDASIHVYWWPPGKGREIIPSSNLVPDRP from the coding sequence ATGAAACCTGCCTCCGCGCACCAGCGCCGCATCGAGTCTGCCCTCTTCACGGTCCCGTTTCTCAGCTACGCCTATTTCTATCAGGGGTCCGACCAGAGCACTGCCGCCAGGTTCGATTTGATGCGCTCCATCCTGGAACGTGGCAGCTTATGGATCGACGGCTTCTGCGGATACAACACCGCCGACATCATCAATTTCGGCAACCACATCTATTCCGTAAAGGCTCCCGGTACATCGCTAATCTGTCTGCTGCCGTGGGTTCTCATTCGGGCGCTGTTCCTGCCCCTGATGTGGCGCAACGAGCCGCTGTACTGGGCCCTGGTCACCTACCTGACGATCGTGTTCACCATCGGCGCGCTGATTTCGGGTCTCTGCGTGGTGATGTACCGTTTCGCGCGATTCTTCGGCGCCTCCGAGGGGCGAGGGGCAGCGGTGGCGTTGCTCTTGGCGTTCGGGACTATTGTCTTTCCGTATGCCACAGAGATGACCGGCGAACCGTTTGCTGGTGCATTGGCATTCATCAGCTTCTACCTGCTGGCAACCAATGGGAAAGATTCATCGGCGTCGCGATCGTTCTGGGCGGGGTTACTCGCCGGTCTTGCCGTGCTCAACGACTATCCGGTGTTCCTGGTTGCGGCGGCAATTGGCTTCTATGCGCTCTATCGGCTGCGCCACGCCCGTCCCATCGCCGCCTTCTCCATCGGCGCCGCAATACCGGCGCTCATCATGTTCGGCTACAACTGGGGCGCCTTCGGCAGTCCGCTCTTCTTCAGCTACCAGGCATTCAAATTGCCCGGAAATGAGCGGTTTCCGGAGCAGGCAGTCGGATTCGTCGGCCTCACGTATCCGAAGATCAACATTCTTTGGAACGTTCTCGTCGATCCGCAACGCGGGCTCTTCTTCTGCAACCCGGTGCTGCTCCTGGTGCTGCCGGCCGCCGGCTATTTCTTCAAGCGTCGCGAGCTCCGTGCCGAATGGATCGTCACGGTCGCTTCCTTCGTTGCGCTGATCCTGTTCAACGCATCGTACGGCGCGTCGATTGTCTCCTGGGGCGGGGGGACCGCGACCGGACCGCGGCAAATCGTCGCTGCGATTCCGTTCATGGTCCTGACCCTGGCGTTTTTACCGGCCGCGTCCAACTGGCTCCTGGCGGCACTGGGTGCCTTGTCAGCGTTTATCATGTTGGTGGCGACGGCGACCAATCCCCATTTTCCGTATGAGTACGACAATCCGGTACGCGATTTCGCTCTGCAACAGTTTATGCGCGGCGATTTCGCCACCAATCGCGACGCCTACTTCGGCGGCGACATGATTGTAGACGATTCGGTAGCCTTTAATCCTGGAAAACTGCTGCGCTGGCCCGGCCCCTTGCAACTAGTTCCGCTCGGCATCCTGTGGATCATAGGTGCCACCGAGTTGCTGGAATTGACGGGTACTGCACGGTCGAAAGCGACCCGCCGTCTCGGCGCGGTCGCAGTCTCAATCGGAATTGCGACGATCTTCGTGTTGCCGTTCAGTGCCGAGATTGGTTATCCCCTGGGGTTGCAATCAGACTCGGGCCTGCTCGGCAGATACTTCGTTGGGAACGAAGCGGGTATCACCGCGCCTCATGTTGTTCGCATCGATCGAGAACTTTCCTTTGACAATATCGCGCAGATGGGCGCGCTGCCGTTTCCGTCGGTCGTTATCTGGAGCGGAAGTCTGCTGGTTCCGCGCGCGGGCGTTTATCGATTCAGCATCGACGCAGACGACGCCGGATGGCTCTCGATCGATGGAAACCCGGTTATCAACGATCCGGGTCCGGTAAATCGGACGCACGCCGATGGCGCGCGCGAGCTTACCGCGGGCCTCCACCGTATCGAAGTCGGGGAGCGCAACATCGGCGGCGATGCGTCGATTCACGTCTACTGGTGGCCGCCCGGAAAGGGTCGCGAGATAATCCCATCGTCCAACCTGGTTCCCGACCGCCCCTAG
- a CDS encoding YebC/PmpR family DNA-binding transcriptional regulator, giving the protein MSGHSKWSSIKHKKAARDAKRGKVFTKLIKEITISARLGGGDVNANPRLRTAVAAAKAQSMPNDNIDRAIKKGTGELGGASLDEVTYEGYGSGGVAIMLEVLTDNRNRTVAELRFIFSRHGGNLGEANCVAWMFKKRGVITVEKSAADEDQLLEVALDAGADDVQSDSDTFQVMTTPDKFSSVRDAIEKSGIAIAHAETALVPENTVPVSGHAAEQVLKLIEELEDHDDVQSVSANFDISDEEMAHISAA; this is encoded by the coding sequence ATGTCAGGTCATTCCAAATGGTCGTCGATCAAGCACAAAAAAGCCGCGCGCGACGCCAAGCGCGGCAAGGTATTTACCAAGCTCATCAAGGAAATCACAATCTCCGCGCGGCTGGGAGGCGGCGACGTGAATGCCAACCCGCGCCTACGAACCGCGGTCGCGGCGGCCAAGGCGCAGTCGATGCCCAACGACAACATCGACCGCGCGATAAAAAAAGGCACCGGCGAACTCGGGGGCGCATCACTCGACGAAGTAACCTACGAAGGATACGGATCGGGCGGCGTCGCGATAATGCTTGAGGTACTCACCGACAACCGCAACCGCACGGTGGCCGAGCTGCGGTTCATATTTTCGCGTCACGGCGGCAACCTCGGTGAGGCGAACTGCGTTGCCTGGATGTTCAAGAAGCGCGGCGTCATTACGGTCGAGAAGAGCGCTGCCGATGAAGACCAGCTCCTGGAGGTCGCGCTCGATGCGGGCGCCGACGATGTTCAGAGTGACAGCGATACGTTCCAGGTGATGACCACACCCGACAAGTTTTCGTCGGTGCGTGATGCTATCGAGAAGAGCGGGATCGCCATCGCGCACGCGGAAACTGCGCTGGTTCCGGAAAACACGGTGCCGGTTTCGGGCCATGCTGCTGAGCAGGTGCTGAAACTTATCGAAGAATTGGAAGACCACGACGATGTCCAGAGCGTGTCGGCCAACTTTGATATCAGCGACGAGGAGATGGCTCATATCTCCGCCGCGTGA
- the ruvC gene encoding crossover junction endodeoxyribonuclease RuvC, with protein sequence MRVLGVDPGSAVTGFGIVEGAPGNFRYVAAGIIRSRPGEPMTERLRTIHARLLAIVDEFAPDALSLERNFVARNVQSAFRIGEARAIAMLAAAERELPLYEYPPNTVKLAVAAFGHADKEQIAYMVRRTLGLGSATELASDATDALALAVCHLSRAKTARLRDGVERRPRTARRHS encoded by the coding sequence ATGCGGGTGCTCGGGGTCGACCCCGGGAGCGCGGTTACTGGATTCGGAATCGTAGAAGGCGCACCGGGCAATTTCCGTTATGTAGCAGCCGGAATCATTCGCTCCCGTCCGGGCGAACCGATGACCGAACGGCTGCGGACCATTCACGCAAGACTGCTCGCCATCGTTGACGAGTTCGCGCCGGACGCGCTCAGCCTTGAGCGCAACTTCGTCGCGCGCAACGTGCAGAGCGCATTTCGGATCGGAGAGGCGCGGGCGATCGCCATGCTTGCTGCGGCCGAGCGGGAGCTTCCTCTGTACGAATATCCTCCCAACACCGTAAAGCTGGCGGTCGCAGCGTTTGGACACGCCGACAAAGAACAAATCGCGTACATGGTGCGTCGGACTCTGGGTTTGGGTTCCGCCACCGAACTGGCCAGCGATGCCACCGACGCGCTCGCGCTGGCGGTGTGTCATCTTAGCCGAGCGAAGACCGCGCGCCTGCGCGATGGGGTGGAGCGGCGCCCGCGGACGGCACGGCGGCACTCATGA
- the ruvA gene encoding Holliday junction branch migration protein RuvA, protein MIATIKGTLEVRAPARIVIATAGVGYEIFVPLGTFYRLPRLGDTVALEIRQVVREDAVTLYGFSTPTEKRAFDLLLSVQHVGPKLALAILSVLEPDELVAAIRREDVEKIDAVPGVGPKVAERVVRELRDKVDGLQLSDAVVDHANGEPRTSKPAGATPTTGDDAISALVNLGVRPAEAKRTVDSVLEAAKDGSPELEVIVRRSLAVLFGEK, encoded by the coding sequence ATGATTGCCACTATTAAGGGAACACTTGAAGTCCGGGCGCCCGCGCGAATTGTGATTGCGACCGCCGGGGTCGGCTACGAAATCTTCGTTCCCCTGGGCACTTTCTACCGTTTGCCCAGGCTCGGAGACACGGTCGCTCTCGAGATTCGCCAAGTTGTTCGCGAAGACGCCGTTACCCTGTACGGTTTTTCCACGCCGACCGAAAAGCGCGCGTTCGATTTGCTCCTTTCGGTGCAGCACGTGGGGCCCAAACTCGCGCTCGCCATTCTCTCGGTGCTCGAACCCGATGAACTCGTCGCCGCTATCCGGCGCGAGGACGTTGAGAAGATCGACGCGGTACCAGGGGTTGGACCCAAGGTGGCGGAACGTGTGGTGCGGGAATTGCGCGATAAGGTCGATGGTCTGCAGCTGAGTGACGCAGTCGTCGACCACGCCAACGGCGAGCCACGCACCTCGAAGCCTGCAGGTGCAACACCGACCACCGGTGACGACGCCATCTCGGCCTTGGTTAATCTCGGAGTCAGGCCGGCAGAGGCCAAGCGGACGGTAGATTCGGTGCTCGAAGCCGCGAAGGACGGATCGCCGGAACTGGAAGTCATAGTACGAAGGTCATTGGCGGTGCTGTTTGGTGAAAAGTAA
- the ruvB gene encoding Holliday junction branch migration DNA helicase RuvB, with amino-acid sequence MKSKHPGAGSEGAPKLSAPTEVEEERRFDQALRPQSLDEFVGQARTKRVLSMSIEAARQRGEVLDHVLFAGPPGLGKTSLAHIIARELGVSVHVTSGPAVERAADLAAIVNNLEEGDVLFIDEIHRLQRPVEERLYSAMEDYEFHIVVGEGMGARTMKLAVNPFTLVGATTRSGLLSSPLRDRFGQHYHLDFYTHEELSEVVRRSAALLKVSIDDGGARELAARSRGTPRIANRLLRRVRDFAQVNEAPTVTREVALGALELLEIDTAGFDKMDRAILSAVIDKFGGGPVGVETLAAAIGEEPDTIEEVHEPFLLQEGFLMRTPRGRAATDRAYKHLGRTRTGTLL; translated from the coding sequence GTGAAAAGTAAACACCCAGGGGCAGGCTCGGAGGGTGCCCCCAAACTCTCGGCGCCGACCGAGGTCGAAGAAGAGCGGCGCTTCGATCAAGCGCTGCGCCCGCAGTCGCTCGACGAATTTGTTGGACAGGCGCGTACCAAGCGCGTGCTCAGCATGTCGATCGAAGCGGCGCGCCAGCGCGGCGAGGTACTCGATCACGTTCTGTTCGCGGGACCTCCGGGACTCGGCAAGACCTCGCTCGCGCACATAATCGCGCGTGAGCTTGGGGTCAGCGTCCATGTTACTTCAGGTCCTGCCGTGGAACGCGCGGCCGATCTGGCCGCGATCGTAAACAACCTTGAGGAAGGCGACGTTCTGTTTATCGACGAGATCCATCGCCTCCAGCGCCCGGTCGAAGAGCGTTTGTACTCGGCGATGGAAGACTATGAGTTCCATATCGTGGTGGGAGAGGGGATGGGTGCCCGTACCATGAAGCTCGCGGTGAATCCGTTCACCTTGGTCGGCGCTACCACGCGCTCGGGTCTGTTGAGCTCTCCGCTTCGCGATCGCTTCGGACAACACTATCATCTGGATTTTTATACCCATGAAGAGTTGAGTGAGGTGGTCCGACGGTCAGCGGCTTTACTGAAGGTGTCAATCGACGACGGTGGCGCACGAGAACTGGCCGCGCGATCGCGCGGCACTCCGCGCATTGCGAATCGGCTGCTGCGGCGCGTGCGCGACTTCGCACAAGTCAATGAAGCACCGACCGTGACAAGGGAAGTCGCACTCGGCGCTCTGGAGTTGCTCGAGATCGATACGGCTGGCTTCGACAAGATGGACCGCGCCATCCTGAGCGCGGTGATCGACAAATTCGGCGGCGGTCCCGTGGGAGTGGAGACACTGGCCGCGGCTATCGGGGAAGAGCCCGATACCATTGAGGAAGTCCACGAACCTTTCCTCCTCCAGGAGG